Proteins encoded by one window of Myripristis murdjan chromosome 1, fMyrMur1.1, whole genome shotgun sequence:
- the pus10 gene encoding tRNA pseudouridine synthase Pus10 isoform X2 — MTSRGSMLPLKDKDKPLVQKLLAAGCCARCVLRFCCVGLHAAYRQPCQDSLKELQAFVSDAENGKSEQAAAPEPAEGNSTSHDAAGPNSTEENSTSQDAAGAEASEDPPSKRMKLEQSVSEAQADGASRVCVCCLGILQQLSEHTQAVKIAEAVKAENYEFDSLVLSVSLPAQLCVREHSCWLHVKKEVREKCMTLDKDDVIQVKEAFKWIMQSLIAKELRGVSVVTKSVFEVGVEFTHPETDADCHFLATACPDCFKPTKNKLSVFTRMAVVKALEKIPADKFLKHYPCPPPRPAGSCSFQDVQCLHVAVFVAGRYNKFCRSLPQTPWVIDGERRMESSVEELIAAPILSAFRADGFNFSSSGREDVDVRTLGNGRPFAMELLNPHRSRLSRAEMKQLQEAINKSSDKIRVRDLQIVTREATGRMKEGEEEKTKSYTALVWTQKPVQKDDIAFLDEIKELSIDQKTPLRVLHRRALAVRQRLVHSMSTRLLDPHHFYLSLKTQAGTYIKEFVHGDFGRTKPNLCELLKTDTDILELDVESVDVDWPPAIPE; from the exons CGCGGCTCCATGCTGCCTCTGAAGGACAAGGACAAGCCGCTGGTGCAGAAGCTGCTGGCGGCCGGCTGCTGCGCTCGCTGTGTGCTCAGGTTCTGCTGCGTCGGCCTGCACGCCGCCTACAGGCAGCCCTGCCAG GACTCACTAAAGGAACTCCAGGCTTTCGTCAGCGATGCAGAAAACGGCAAATCTGAGCAGGCAGCGGCACCAGAGCCTGCAGAGGGAAACAGCACTTCCCATGATGCAGCGGGACCCAACAGTACAGAGGAGAACAGCACTTCCCAGGATGCAGCGGGAGCAGAGGCCTCAGAGGACCCACCAAGTAAAAGGATGAAGCTGGAGCAGAGTGTGAGCGAGGCTCAGGCGGACGGGGcgtcgcgtgtgtgtgtttgctgtctgGGGATCCTGCAGCAGCTGTCCGAACACACGCAGGCCGTCaag atcgCAGAGGCGGTGAAGGCAGAAAACTACGAGTTTGACAGCCtggtgctgtctgtctctctccccgcTCAGCTGTGTGTCCGAGag CACTCCTGTTGGCTCCACGTGAAGAAGGAAGTGAG AGAAAAGTGCATGACCCTCGACAAGGACGACGTCATCCAGGTGAAGGAGGCCTTCAAGTGGATCATGCAGAGCCTCATCGCCAAGGAGCTGCGGGGCGTTTCCGTGGTTACCAAG AGTGTGTTTGAGGTCGGCGTGGAGTTCACTCACCCAGAGACGGACGCCGACTGCCACTTCCT AGCGACGGCCTGTCCCGACTGCTTCAAACCCACCAAGAACAAACtg TCGGTGTTCACCAGGATGGCGGTGGTCAAAGCTCTGGAGAAAATACCTGCCGACAAGTTCCTGAA ACATTACCCGTGTCCGCCGCCTCGTCCCGCCGGCAGCTGCAGCTTCCAGGACGTCCAGTGTCtccatgttgctgtgtttgtggcAG GCAGGTACAACAAGTTCTGCCGCAGTCTACCTCAGACCCCCTGGGTCATTgacggagagaggaggatggagtCGTCGGTGGAGGAGCTGATCGCTGCGCCCATCCTGTCTGCCTTCAGGGCCGACG GATTTAACTTCTCCTCCTCCGGAAGAGAGGATGTGGACGTCAGGACTCTCGGAAACG GTCGTCCCTTTGCGATGGAGCTGCTGAATCCTCATCGGTCCAGACTGAGCAGAGCGGAGatgaagcagctgcaggag GCCATTAACAAATCTTCAGACAAAATCCGAGTGAGAGATCTTCAGATTGTAACCAG ggaggcGACAGGTCGTATGAaggagggcgaggaggagaAGACCAAGTCGTACACGGCGCTCGTCTGGACGCAGAAACCTGTTCAGAAAGACGACATCGCTTTCCTCGATGAGatcaaa gAGCTGAGCATCGACCAGAAGACGCCGCTCAGGGTTCTGCACCGCCGGGCGCTCGCCGTGCGCCAGCGCCTCGTCCACAGCATGAGCACCCGCCTCCTCGACCCGCACCACTTCTACCTGAGCCTGAAGACCCAGGCCGGGAC GTACATCAAGGAGTTTGTCCACGGAGACTTTGGCCGCACCAAACCCAACCTGTGTGAGCTGCTGAAGACGGACACCGACATCCTGGAGCTGGACGTCGAG TCCGTGGATGTGGACTGGCCTCCTGCCATCCCGGAGTGA
- the pus10 gene encoding tRNA pseudouridine synthase Pus10 isoform X1 — MTSRGSMLPLKDKDKPLVQKLLAAGCCARCVLRFCCVGLHAAYRQPCQDSLKELQAFVSDAENGKSEQAAAPEPAEGNSTSHDAAGPNSTEENSTSQDAAGAEASEDPPSKRMKLEQSVSEAQADGASRVCVCCLGILQQLSEHTQAVKIAEAVKAENYEFDSLVLSVSLPAQLCVREHSCWLHVKKEVREKCMTLDKDDVIQVKEAFKWIMQSLIAKELRGVSVVTKVRESVFEVGVEFTHPETDADCHFLATACPDCFKPTKNKLSVFTRMAVVKALEKIPADKFLKHYPCPPPRPAGSCSFQDVQCLHVAVFVAGRYNKFCRSLPQTPWVIDGERRMESSVEELIAAPILSAFRADGFNFSSSGREDVDVRTLGNGRPFAMELLNPHRSRLSRAEMKQLQEAINKSSDKIRVRDLQIVTREATGRMKEGEEEKTKSYTALVWTQKPVQKDDIAFLDEIKELSIDQKTPLRVLHRRALAVRQRLVHSMSTRLLDPHHFYLSLKTQAGTYIKEFVHGDFGRTKPNLCELLKTDTDILELDVESVDVDWPPAIPE, encoded by the exons CGCGGCTCCATGCTGCCTCTGAAGGACAAGGACAAGCCGCTGGTGCAGAAGCTGCTGGCGGCCGGCTGCTGCGCTCGCTGTGTGCTCAGGTTCTGCTGCGTCGGCCTGCACGCCGCCTACAGGCAGCCCTGCCAG GACTCACTAAAGGAACTCCAGGCTTTCGTCAGCGATGCAGAAAACGGCAAATCTGAGCAGGCAGCGGCACCAGAGCCTGCAGAGGGAAACAGCACTTCCCATGATGCAGCGGGACCCAACAGTACAGAGGAGAACAGCACTTCCCAGGATGCAGCGGGAGCAGAGGCCTCAGAGGACCCACCAAGTAAAAGGATGAAGCTGGAGCAGAGTGTGAGCGAGGCTCAGGCGGACGGGGcgtcgcgtgtgtgtgtttgctgtctgGGGATCCTGCAGCAGCTGTCCGAACACACGCAGGCCGTCaag atcgCAGAGGCGGTGAAGGCAGAAAACTACGAGTTTGACAGCCtggtgctgtctgtctctctccccgcTCAGCTGTGTGTCCGAGag CACTCCTGTTGGCTCCACGTGAAGAAGGAAGTGAG AGAAAAGTGCATGACCCTCGACAAGGACGACGTCATCCAGGTGAAGGAGGCCTTCAAGTGGATCATGCAGAGCCTCATCGCCAAGGAGCTGCGGGGCGTTTCCGTGGTTACCAAGGTGCGTGAA AGTGTGTTTGAGGTCGGCGTGGAGTTCACTCACCCAGAGACGGACGCCGACTGCCACTTCCT AGCGACGGCCTGTCCCGACTGCTTCAAACCCACCAAGAACAAACtg TCGGTGTTCACCAGGATGGCGGTGGTCAAAGCTCTGGAGAAAATACCTGCCGACAAGTTCCTGAA ACATTACCCGTGTCCGCCGCCTCGTCCCGCCGGCAGCTGCAGCTTCCAGGACGTCCAGTGTCtccatgttgctgtgtttgtggcAG GCAGGTACAACAAGTTCTGCCGCAGTCTACCTCAGACCCCCTGGGTCATTgacggagagaggaggatggagtCGTCGGTGGAGGAGCTGATCGCTGCGCCCATCCTGTCTGCCTTCAGGGCCGACG GATTTAACTTCTCCTCCTCCGGAAGAGAGGATGTGGACGTCAGGACTCTCGGAAACG GTCGTCCCTTTGCGATGGAGCTGCTGAATCCTCATCGGTCCAGACTGAGCAGAGCGGAGatgaagcagctgcaggag GCCATTAACAAATCTTCAGACAAAATCCGAGTGAGAGATCTTCAGATTGTAACCAG ggaggcGACAGGTCGTATGAaggagggcgaggaggagaAGACCAAGTCGTACACGGCGCTCGTCTGGACGCAGAAACCTGTTCAGAAAGACGACATCGCTTTCCTCGATGAGatcaaa gAGCTGAGCATCGACCAGAAGACGCCGCTCAGGGTTCTGCACCGCCGGGCGCTCGCCGTGCGCCAGCGCCTCGTCCACAGCATGAGCACCCGCCTCCTCGACCCGCACCACTTCTACCTGAGCCTGAAGACCCAGGCCGGGAC GTACATCAAGGAGTTTGTCCACGGAGACTTTGGCCGCACCAAACCCAACCTGTGTGAGCTGCTGAAGACGGACACCGACATCCTGGAGCTGGACGTCGAG TCCGTGGATGTGGACTGGCCTCCTGCCATCCCGGAGTGA
- the pus10 gene encoding tRNA pseudouridine synthase Pus10 isoform X3, with amino-acid sequence MLPLKDKDKPLVQKLLAAGCCARCVLRFCCVGLHAAYRQPCQDSLKELQAFVSDAENGKSEQAAAPEPAEGNSTSHDAAGPNSTEENSTSQDAAGAEASEDPPSKRMKLEQSVSEAQADGASRVCVCCLGILQQLSEHTQAVKIAEAVKAENYEFDSLVLSVSLPAQLCVREHSCWLHVKKEVREKCMTLDKDDVIQVKEAFKWIMQSLIAKELRGVSVVTKVRESVFEVGVEFTHPETDADCHFLATACPDCFKPTKNKLSVFTRMAVVKALEKIPADKFLKHYPCPPPRPAGSCSFQDVQCLHVAVFVAGRYNKFCRSLPQTPWVIDGERRMESSVEELIAAPILSAFRADGFNFSSSGREDVDVRTLGNGRPFAMELLNPHRSRLSRAEMKQLQEAINKSSDKIRVRDLQIVTREATGRMKEGEEEKTKSYTALVWTQKPVQKDDIAFLDEIKELSIDQKTPLRVLHRRALAVRQRLVHSMSTRLLDPHHFYLSLKTQAGTYIKEFVHGDFGRTKPNLCELLKTDTDILELDVESVDVDWPPAIPE; translated from the exons ATGCTGCCTCTGAAGGACAAGGACAAGCCGCTGGTGCAGAAGCTGCTGGCGGCCGGCTGCTGCGCTCGCTGTGTGCTCAGGTTCTGCTGCGTCGGCCTGCACGCCGCCTACAGGCAGCCCTGCCAG GACTCACTAAAGGAACTCCAGGCTTTCGTCAGCGATGCAGAAAACGGCAAATCTGAGCAGGCAGCGGCACCAGAGCCTGCAGAGGGAAACAGCACTTCCCATGATGCAGCGGGACCCAACAGTACAGAGGAGAACAGCACTTCCCAGGATGCAGCGGGAGCAGAGGCCTCAGAGGACCCACCAAGTAAAAGGATGAAGCTGGAGCAGAGTGTGAGCGAGGCTCAGGCGGACGGGGcgtcgcgtgtgtgtgtttgctgtctgGGGATCCTGCAGCAGCTGTCCGAACACACGCAGGCCGTCaag atcgCAGAGGCGGTGAAGGCAGAAAACTACGAGTTTGACAGCCtggtgctgtctgtctctctccccgcTCAGCTGTGTGTCCGAGag CACTCCTGTTGGCTCCACGTGAAGAAGGAAGTGAG AGAAAAGTGCATGACCCTCGACAAGGACGACGTCATCCAGGTGAAGGAGGCCTTCAAGTGGATCATGCAGAGCCTCATCGCCAAGGAGCTGCGGGGCGTTTCCGTGGTTACCAAGGTGCGTGAA AGTGTGTTTGAGGTCGGCGTGGAGTTCACTCACCCAGAGACGGACGCCGACTGCCACTTCCT AGCGACGGCCTGTCCCGACTGCTTCAAACCCACCAAGAACAAACtg TCGGTGTTCACCAGGATGGCGGTGGTCAAAGCTCTGGAGAAAATACCTGCCGACAAGTTCCTGAA ACATTACCCGTGTCCGCCGCCTCGTCCCGCCGGCAGCTGCAGCTTCCAGGACGTCCAGTGTCtccatgttgctgtgtttgtggcAG GCAGGTACAACAAGTTCTGCCGCAGTCTACCTCAGACCCCCTGGGTCATTgacggagagaggaggatggagtCGTCGGTGGAGGAGCTGATCGCTGCGCCCATCCTGTCTGCCTTCAGGGCCGACG GATTTAACTTCTCCTCCTCCGGAAGAGAGGATGTGGACGTCAGGACTCTCGGAAACG GTCGTCCCTTTGCGATGGAGCTGCTGAATCCTCATCGGTCCAGACTGAGCAGAGCGGAGatgaagcagctgcaggag GCCATTAACAAATCTTCAGACAAAATCCGAGTGAGAGATCTTCAGATTGTAACCAG ggaggcGACAGGTCGTATGAaggagggcgaggaggagaAGACCAAGTCGTACACGGCGCTCGTCTGGACGCAGAAACCTGTTCAGAAAGACGACATCGCTTTCCTCGATGAGatcaaa gAGCTGAGCATCGACCAGAAGACGCCGCTCAGGGTTCTGCACCGCCGGGCGCTCGCCGTGCGCCAGCGCCTCGTCCACAGCATGAGCACCCGCCTCCTCGACCCGCACCACTTCTACCTGAGCCTGAAGACCCAGGCCGGGAC GTACATCAAGGAGTTTGTCCACGGAGACTTTGGCCGCACCAAACCCAACCTGTGTGAGCTGCTGAAGACGGACACCGACATCCTGGAGCTGGACGTCGAG TCCGTGGATGTGGACTGGCCTCCTGCCATCCCGGAGTGA
- the LOC115363194 gene encoding uncharacterized protein LOC115363194: MAAHIPPIPWQQKSLSTGKQKTNKQTKTLEKKNKQQNEQKKRKKEGKKTRMDESVSFLFIVAVLFLCLIFFFYNPFFFLPLSLFSCTFIFKNGNTKLPETAQFTQAPQSTTAFNSANRSSFTQPAGKPRHRSLAPTGRFLLPVPQPAASCPPLCPLIVAVALSGMDVYTGKLGLMYVGHLGSTVCCLTHTHTHTHTHRHTHCARKQETAGSSPYRTGESVKSKIKVTRIMHTCCHTHTHTHTHTYQGSYARLKKKNEKKAEFGRFSLITAAHAQKKTSLRRAHTQVIKKKKKKNKSLRIQKKKKKLKL; the protein is encoded by the exons ATGGCAGCGCACATTCCCCCAATCCCATGGCAACAGAAATCACTGTCTAcaggtaaacaaaaaacaaacaaacaaacaaaaaccctagagaaaaaaaacaaacaacaaaatgaacaaaagaagcgaaagaaagaaggaaagaaaacgAGAATGGACGAGTCTGTATCATTCCTTTTCATCGTTGCAGTGTTATTTctttgcttaattttttttttttataacccgtttttttttctccctctctctctctttagttgtactttcattttc aaaaacggaaacaCTAAACTGCCAGAAACTGCACAGTTCACTCAGGCGCCACAGAGCACAACCGCATTCAACTCAGCTAACCGCTCTAGCTTTACACAGCCAGCAGGGAAACCTCGGCACCGCTCCCTCGCTCCGACAGGacgcttcctgcttcctgtcccACAGCCGGCCGCTTCCTGTCCGCCGCTCTGTCCCCTCATCGTAGCTGTAGCACTTAGTGGTATGGATGTTTACACAGGGAAACTTGGCTTAATGTATGTGGGACATTTGGGTTCAACCGTatgctgtctcacacacacacacacacacacacacacacacagacacacacactgcgctcgcaaacaggaaacagctggGAGTTCTCCATACAGGACGGGAGAATCAGTCAAAAGCAAAATCAAAGTCACACGTATTATGCATacatgctgtcacacacacacacacacacacacacacacatatcagggTTCTTACGCacgtctaaaaaaaaaaaatgaaaagaaagcagaATTCGGTCGTTTCTCATTGATAACAGCAGCACACGCGCAAAAAAAAACGTCCCTGAGGAGAGCGCACACGCAggttattaagaaaaaaaaaaaaaaaaacaaatctctgagaatccaaaaaaaaaaaaaaaaacttaaactttGA
- the akt3b gene encoding RAC-gamma serine/threonine-protein kinase — MSDQNVVKEGWVQKRGEYIKNWRPRYFLLKTDGSFIGYKDKPQDADLAYPLNNFSVAKCQLMKTERPKPNTFIIRCLQWTTVIERTFHVDSPDERDEWAEAIQMVAESLAKQEEEGILCSPTSQIENVNEEEMDTSISHHKRKTMNDFDYLKLLGKGTFGKVILVKEKASGTYYAMKILKKEVIIAKDEVAHTLTESRVLKNTRHPFLTSLKYSFQTKDRLCFVMEYVNGGELFFHLSRERVFSEDRTRFYGAEIVSALDYLHSAKIVYRDLKLENLMLDKDGHIKITDFGLCKEGITDAATMKTFCGTPEYLAPEVLEDNDYGRAVDWWGLGVVTYEMMCGRLPFYNQDHEKLFELILMEEIKFPRTLSADAKSLLSGLLIKDPNKRLGGGPDDAKEIMRHSFFATVDWQDVYDKKLVPPFQPQVTSETDTRYFDEEFTAQTITITPPEKFDEDGMDAADSERRPHFPQFSYSASGRE, encoded by the exons GTGAGTACATCAAGAACTGGCGACCGCGCTACTTCCTGTTGAAGACGGACGGCTCCTTCATCGGCTACAAGGACAAGCCGCAGGACGCCGACCTGGCCTACCCGCTCAACAACTTCTCTGTAGCAA AATGTCAGCTGATGAAGACGGAGCGGCCCAAGCCCAACACCTTCATCATCCGCTGTCTGCAGTGGACCACCGTCATCGAGAGGACTTTCCATGTCGACTCCCCTGATGAGAG GGACGAGTGGGCCGAGGCCATCCAGATGGTAGCCGAGTCCCTGGccaagcaggaggaggaggggatccTCTGCAGCCCCACCTCGCAGATCGAGAACGTCAACGAGGAGGAGATGGACACCTCCATCAGCCACCACAAACGAAAG aCAATGAATGACTTTGACTATCTGAAGCTGTTGGGCAAAGGCACTTTTGGGAAAGTCATTCTGGTGAAGGAGAAGGCGAGCGGCACCTACTACGCCATGAAGATCCTCAAGAAGGAAGTCATTATAGCCAAG GACGAAgttgctcacacactcacagaaagtAGGGTATTAAAAAACACCCGGCATCCGTTCTTAACT TCTCTGAAGTATTCGTTCCAGACGAAGGACCGGCTGTGCTTTGTCATGGAGTACGTCAAcggaggagag CTGTTTTTCCACTTGTCAAGAGAACGAGTGTTTTCAGAGGACCGCACCCGTTTCTACGGCGCTGAGATCGTCTCTGCTCTTGACTACCTACATTCTGCCAAGATCGTCTACCGCGACTTAAAG CTGGAGAACCTGATGTTGGACAAAGACGGCCACATCAAGATCACTGACTTTGGCCTCTGCAAAGAAGGCATCACCGACGCCGCCACCATGAAGACCTTCTGTGGGACACCGGAGTACCTGGctcctgag GTGCTGGAGGACAACGACTACGGCCGGGCGGTGGACTGGTGGGGTTTGGGCGTGGTCACGTACGAGATGATGTGCGGCCGCCTGCCCTTCTACAACCAGGACCACGAGAAGCTGTTCGAGCTCATTCTCATGGAGGAGATCAAGTTCCCCCGCACCCTGTCGGCCGACGCCAAGTCCCTCCTGTCAGGCCTACTCATCAAGGACCCCAACAAGAg GCTCGGCGGCGGGCCGGATGATGCTAAGGAGATCATGCGTCACAGTTTCTTCGCCACAGTCGACTGGCAGGACGTCTACGACAAGAAG CTGGTCCCGCCCTTCCAGCCCCAGGTCACCTCGGAGACGGACACCCGCTACTTCGACGAGGAGTTCACAGCACAGACCATCACCATCACTCCCCCcgaaaaat tcGATGAAGATGGGATGGACGCGGCGGACAGCGAGCGAAGGCCTCATTTCCCACAGTTCTCCTATTCAGCCAGCGGGCGGGAGTGA